A window of Nicotiana sylvestris chromosome 8, ASM39365v2, whole genome shotgun sequence genomic DNA:
AGAATTCAAGTTCACTGAGATATGACTTTGACATACCTAAACTGACAAGAAGCTAAGCTGTAAGTCAGCCCAGCTACATGTTCAGCTAATTCAGCTTCGTCAACACAATGTCTTGAATGCACCTTAACGAAATTAATTGTTAACTTGGACAGAACCTGCCCAAAAAGAAAAGGAGGAACTCAACACCCAAGGAATACCACCAGAATTTCAAGCTTACATGAATCAGACAATTAAAAATTTCCAGTAATTACTAGAACAAGTGTTGCAACAACCTCCTCTATAGGTGGCCGTTTCCAACCAATATGATTGGCAGGGTCCTTGTATTGACCTTGTTCCCTATCATCAATAGCAGTAACAATTATCAGTCATTAAACAAGTATCCCAGTTTGTCACAGATGATTATGGATGATAGATATGAAATTCCTTCATAGTAGCTCTTAAGcatacaacaacaaacccagtgtaaccccacaagtggggtttggagagggtagtgtgtacgcagccttacccctaccttgagaaggtagagaggttgtttccggtagaccctcggctcaagaaataGTAGCTCTTGAACATGATAAGTTGAAATGCATGATGGCAGATGATCAAAATTTCACTAAAAGCATTAGCATATGAAAAGGTTACACTACAGTTCAAATGACTACTTCATCTCAGCACTTTCAAACTGAATCAAAGCTTTAGATGCTCGTTGAATTAGGTGAATTGCGTGTGCCTCTCTAAAAGCTTCAGCTATTAGAGAGGAGAGAAAACACGTTTATTTACTTACATTAGGTCTGCACACTCACCCTCACATGCGAGCTTGAATCTTTTCTTGAACCAGACACATGAAAATTCTATTTGATAATGGGTGATACTCGAAACCAAGACCTTTGTCTGCTGCAATACCATGTTGAGTTGTGTGACCACCTCTCTAAAAATTTAAATTGGACACATTAATTTGCTTATATGAGGTCTGCGACGAAATTATTCGAACCATGGATCGTACCATTGTGGTACCTTTTGCAGGAATACATTTGGTAGTACCTTTAACCACTGCCTCAATGTGCATCAAATGGAGCATGTTCAAGAAACATTAATCTAGCAAGCATGCCTTCTCTAAGTCATCCAAAATGATTGGTTGCATGCATCAGGTGAACTATGAGACATCTCCAAAGATGTTGATGCACATTTTTATGTAGGAGTTTATTGCACGTTCAGCTATATTTCAGGTATTATTTTAGTTCAGACACTTAAGATACAAATATAAAGAACTTGCGGCAAAAAGAAAAGCAGATTTTTCAACGTTTGTGCAGGGCTTTATCTCTCTGTCTcgtctcttctcttctctttgtTAGCAAATTGTTTGCCTCTTAGAACACAAGTCTGAACCAAGGAAAACTAACAAGCTTAGAATTGAAAAAGAGTTGGAATAAAGGACAAAAACAAGTATTGTCAACCTTTTGTTGATGTATGCCATAAGCTTGTTTGTGAGGTAACAGACTGTATGAAGAGGATAAAGGCGCTGAACACGGGAAATATGACTCATCAATGATTCGCTATTCACGAGGTCGCAAAACTCCTCGGCCTCACATATGATTAATATATATGGAACTTTGATAACTTCTGATGAAATCTGCGCAGAGTAAGAGTCTAATGACATCAAAAAATTGCAAAGGCTAGAATTAGATAGAAACAATGCAAAAACTTTGAAACTGTAGCAGCAGAAGCATACAATTGCCATCATACACGACAGATGGAAAGCTCAAAAGAATGAAATAAGAGACTAGCAAGACAAACTAAGCTCTTTCTAACCCCAATGGACATCCGACGTTATTCTTGGGATGTAAGTGTTACTCTCTTCGTTTAGATTCAAAAAAGTTGGGGGGGTGAAGAAATGAGTATAGTGGGCCGAAACACACAAATGTGAATGTGATGAAACATTAAACAAAGGGGAATTTGTGGGAGGGAGAGCATCTGCAGCAACTCTTAAGGAGAAacagaagaaagaaaaaggagaatTGGGAGAAAACTGTAGGCTGGCCAGCAAATTGGTGCCACCAAAACCCTCCAGCCGCATTAATTCCACAAGCTGTAATAGGATATCaacacccatttggacttgagccACAGCCACAAAGCTTCAAAATAACAAGGTATTTCATCTTATTTGacatacacacacacaaatgCACACACATCTCTATAGGGGTTTGAGTTAAATTGTAATGTTGGACACAAACATACATGCGCATATATATAAAAGGTTTGGTTAAATtgcaaccaagaggttgtgagtttgagtctccccaagagcaaggtgggaagttcttggagggaaggatgccgggggtctatttggaaacagcctctctaccccagagtaggggtaaggtctgcgtacacgctaccctccccagaccccactaagtgggattatactgggttgttgttgttgttgttgttggttaaaTTGCAATATTAAAACTTGGGTATTATGAGATTTGAGTTGAATTGATGGAGTTTGGTCTCTACAGGAGTGTGTAACCTTAAACATGAAATTTTATTACCAGATAAGGAAAAAGAAATTTGCTTTTGCAAAGATAATCATCATTCAAATGGATATCACATAATTATGTACATATTTGAGCACCAAATACAGTCAGTTGTGAAACTATTATTATTCTACTAAAGCTAAATGTGTACAAAAGTTAAATATTTGACACGTTAAAAAGCAATTATAAAAAGGTGCTTCGAGATGACAGGCTAACTGAAATCTGCCAAGATTCTGAAGAATAAATTACCTTTGATATTTCCTCCGGAACACTTATTGACCACACAATAGACTTTTCAATTGGATTTGATGAAACTCGGAAGGAAAGACCTTTTTCCGCAAGCCTTGATAGCAAATGACCTGACTTGACAACATAACCATGTAAGACAGTTGTAATGCATAATAATGGACAAAGGAGAAAGGGAGAAacaaacagaaaaacaaaatctACCTCCGATCGAGCCTAGTTCCACAACTTTGGTGTCAATGTGAGCTACAATAGACTTATGGGCAAACTTTCCCTTTTCCcacttttccttttccttttctcgcTTTTTTATCTCTGCAGCTTCAGCCTTCTGGGCCGCCTTTTGCAATTTCTCTCGCTATATAATGAACACTAGATTATATGCCATAACTAATTAACCTCGTCTAAATAAATAGGTTTTTGTTGGGAAGACTTACCTCTTTCTGCTGCTTCTTTTCTTCATTTAGGCGAAGACGTTCCTCCTTTGACATCCTCGTTTTCCCTGTCACTCCATCTACACTGCTTGTGTTACTTTTCTTGCCTTTGCCGTTGCCTTTACCTCTCGGTCTTGAGATGTCATCGTTTAACTCCAAAATATCACTTTCGTCGTCAGGATGACCATGGTCCTGAAAGCAAACTAGACCGTCAAAATTTACGTAGAGACCAGGCCTTTCGAGAATTTAAAAGAAATTCTAGATAAAAATACAAACATATGTTAAGAACGATGCTTTTGAGCGCATCCTTCAAGCATATCTCTGGATTGAATTATGATCTCAAGATGCGTTCTCCATTTGGCAGAATATGCACCCTATAGTCCTGGATATGAATTTGCTCTTCAGGGTGCATAGATCTCTAATATTAGATTGAAACTCTTCTGTTCTTCTGATcacttttaaaaaaagaaaagaaacccTCAGAAGTAACTTTTGAACCTTTTGGATATTTGCAGTATACAGGTAGCTGTATTTAAATGAAATGAGTGGTTCACGAACAAAACTAACTCTCCTAAGTGAAGCTTAACTAGGGGGAAAAAAACCTGTTCATGAAGGACTTCTTCCATATTTTATTCTCTGGAAAAAATAGCACTTAGGCTTTCTGTTTTCCACCTCAGGTCCTCCATGCTCAACAGCCCTAAACCTCCCCCTCACTTTCTTCCTCAATCTCTCCCTCTCACCTCATTCTCGCAGTTACTCTGTTTCCCTCTCAGTCAGCCGTTTTACTGGTGCGGCAAAATTATTGTACTCCAAGGCTTTAGGTATTGCGTCCCTTCGACGTGTCCAATGTAAGAAAGCTTTACCTATTCTCTCTCTCTCGCTCGCTCCCCCACCCCctccctccctctctctctctctctctccctctctctttctctctccagTTCAATCTAACCTTCTCGTTGCTGATGTTGTCAACCGACTACTCTTTCCTTCcacagactcttttcatttttgaaaTCCCATTTTATTCAATTAAAACTTTATTTTAGTCCGACAAAATGAGATTTGACAGCACAATAAAAAGTAAATTTGACTGAAATTTGGAGGAACTTCGCATTAGAGTTAAAACAGTAAAATCTGTTCTTAATTAAGAATGAGCCCAAACTTTAACTTGAGAAACGATAGAAAAGCAGTTTACGCTCTGGCAATAAGCAAATAGAGCTGAAATTGAATATCCACAACTATGTCTCGCTCCCTTATTCATGTTCCAATTTACAGGCAGTATATGGttcccacacacacacacacccaaaATATTCCTAGGCCTGAAGCAAATTATGGGGTATCTTTATTAGCTTATAAAGTTGAACAAATGTCCAATCAACTTAATTTCCAGTGATATATTTAGTAGTTAGAGTACCAGAAGCCCTTTAAAGTTAATCGAGCATGTGcttttctttttattctcttcttccttcgTGCTACCCACGCAAAAATCTTACAATCTTCTTTGAATGATGCACGTTCCAAGGAATGGTCCAACCATAATTCAATCTCCCATTGAAAGCTGGCCTTTCATTTTGAGGGGCACACATGGACAAAATGCGGGGAGCTGCAGAAGGGGGATGTTTTTATTCATATTAAGAAGAACAAGGGAATGAAAAATTATTGCTATGCAGAAAAAGCAAATactgaaagaaaaacaataaacttTAACCAGGGAAACACACCAGAGAAGGACCAGCTTCAATCAAATATCGATGAGAAACATCAACTGCCGTTCGCATAAAATTGTCATTACCTGTTCGTCAGTTTTTCGTCTCAGTTGTATACCATGAATGTTAATTCCAGCATGGAAAAATTacttctttattttcttattgAAGTGACGATAAGATGCAAAGACATCTGTTGTCACTTAGCCAGCAGATTAGAAAACAGTAGCTTACCATTTGTGGACTTAAAAGGTCTGGAGCTCAATTCTGTCTCCTTTACAATTGCCTTAGTGGAACAAACTTTCTCCTCCTCATTCCAGGAAACAAGCTTGCCACTATCCTCAGATTCATTATCAGACTCCAAACAAATTAGTCCATCAATACCTGAAGAAAAGCTTACATCTCAGAAGAGCCGCACATTCAAGTCAAAGAACTGCATAAGAAAAAACCTTTCATAAAGGCAAATCTATAAAATATATCTTTTCAAACAAAATCTACCAAAATAGTGGTGCAAGCCCTTCTGAGTTATATCAGTCCACCTGTGCAAGGAAAGGTATGGACAAAACCCTGAGGCATAAGAGAATCCTCTGAGGATTGAcatttcttttgttaagtgttaCTCCCAGAAAATAGGATACCCAATTAGACCAGCAAATGAGAAGAATTCTACAAGTATATGAGAGCTAGGTTGTCGTTTTCCTAACTGTTTCATATAAACTTAATCCATATGCCAATGTGCCCATTTTAGTAAAAACTAAATATGTATTAAGACCAAAATATCCCCTTAATCGTCCTGTTCTTGCACTGGAGGAAAATACATATGAGGTATACACCTGACTAGCTCAAACCATTATGCCTGACCTCGACTCAAGGCACACGCAGAATCTGCCTTGGTGCACAATAACTGAATAGCAACACAACTCATAGGAGCAGTCATTGTGATGCAGCACGAAGAGCAAACCGAACTTCCACTCGTCCATTTATGAAGAAGAATTACAGAAGTCTGCTACTATTAGTTAACATGATATGTGTCCAAAGGAAACAGGTAAACACACTGGGCAAAGAGGTTTGACTCTTTAAGGACAGATTGTGACTGGAATGTGGCACATTTAATTTAAGTCACATTCTGGTGGCAGACCAGAGATACTGTAAATGCATTTCATGTTCTTTTTTTAATATAAGGTAAGTAATTTTATTAATCAATGGGATAAAAACTCCCGTATACAAGAggtataccaaaaagtagaggATCTGCAACAAAGCATGACTCTCTATGAAAGATACTCGATCATCTATACAAATTGGAATCTCAAGGATGCACCAAAAAGCAATCAAAGAAAAAAAGCTATTCCTCAAATGTACAAGATCATTTTCATTCCCCTCGAATGCTTTCCTATTTCTTTCCTTCCATATAACCCACATGAGAGCTAGCGGAGCAACCTTCCAAGCCCTATGTCTTTTGATCCTACTTCTGACAGCCTTCTGAGCAACACATTTCTGACAGTACCTGGAATTACCCACTGTGTACCAAAGCAGTTCAGGACCATCCTCCAGAGACCCAAGGCCACCTTGCAATGTATCAGAAGGCGATCAACTACTTCGCCCGAGCATTTGCACCATTTCATGTTCTTTATACAGTTAACTAGTAAAGTTGGAGAAGCAATGTTCCAGAAGGGCCAGGAAATGCTCATTTATATAATAATATGAAAGCTTAAGCCCCAACTTGCCCTTGTAGGCTCCTACTGCCTAGAAGGAAAAGCAACTATAATGCCCATGATACATCAACTAACGCCTAATGGTCAAGCTTCTGGATCGAACGATGATGACAAAACCATCACTATAAAATAATGGAGTAACAGTTATCATCAAATAAAGAATATAAATCAGGAAACTGAGGATGACTGATGTTATAACGTTAACTAATGACAGAAGGACCAAATGATTTAACTGGGATACTAACATAAATTAACTGTTACGTATTACACCTTCTCCAAATTATCATGGAGTATAATTCATTTCCTATGCATTTTAGAGTTTTTGCACAGTTGACCTGCACACAAATCTCTCGTAAAGAACTATATATGAACTCTCCCAATTTTTTTCCCTGACCTTTTCCATATTTCTCTGCATAATACAGCTCCTTTGCTGTAGCTCTTCTGTCGCTTGTAATTTTTGCTATTTCTCAATTTAAATTGCTGGGATTTAGACCATCTCTGACTTTTGCTATGGGAATTAATTATCTTCTTCATAGAAGAAAAGATTTGGTGTCAGATGTTTGCCTCTTGGACACTAATCTAAAACCCAAGAAAAGAAGTCCCTTCATAGTGGTAAATCAGATGTGACAATACTCGGCATTCAATAATAACTTTGAATTAGGCCAATTGAAAACTTACCGCCATCGTTTTGGTGGTCTAAATTTGACGAAGAGCGATTCTGTGAAACAGTAATAGCTTTAGTACATCTGACTATTGGGACACTATATTTTAAAAGCTCCGACGCCGGTGTTTCAGCAACCATGGATGGGGTCAAATCAAGACCTGCAGGAGAAACTATTTTCATCAACACTTGTTtcccttcttccttttttttttttttttaataaaggaaGTCTACTATTGAATGCATAAATTCCCAAGCTTCGGATAAATAAGACTCAAAGACACAAATTGCAACAGAAATCTCAGTGATAGAGAAAATCTACAACCAAGCCTTCAGCAATCATTCCGAACCACCCAAAATAAACAAAGGAATGTAGAAGTTGGCATGTAGGTTAACAGagtacagcaacaacaacaacaaaaaaaaaaaacagtgtaatcccacaagtggggtctggagaggtagatagtacgcagaccttacccctacagTGCATGTAGAGAGAGGTTAACAGAGTACAGCATTAGCAGAAATTCAGAATACTTTTCAAGATAACAACCTAAGTCTCCAAAGAGCCATATACAAGAATTAATTAAATTCAGTGACAAGTGTCCGGTATCCTAGAATTTCACATTAATTAATAACCACAAAAGACCCAAAAACCAATAATTTGTCTAATAAGGGATTCACGGTCAACTAAACTTCAAGTGAAATACGGTTCATAATTATAACCAATTCAAAATGGTTTCATAGTGATCACTCAATATGCAAAAGTGCATAACGTATTCAGGGGTGGTGCTACCCTTGTCCAAGGTGAGTCAATTTAGACCCTTTCCTGTGAAATTTAGACTGTGTAGATAGGTAattctcttatatatatatacacacacacacactacaCGTTGAATCCCCTTGCTTTCTTGGTGTGtttacttctttatattttttgaaattgaacACATCACAAAAAGAACACAAATTAAACTAAATATCACATGGAATATTACCAAATCCAAAATTGCAGATATTCACATTGTTTTCTAAATAATCACTTAGagaccaaaaacaaataaaagctTATTTTCAAACCAAAGTGTCCAACATTGTGGTATTTCAGGATAATTGCTTCAATAACAGCTTAAATATCCAATAATTCATAATTCAAGCAACTCAAATTCAAATGAAAAACCgtcaaaaagtaaaagaaaaggaaatatcGAACTCACCGAAAGACTTAGGGTTCAAAATTGAAGAGGAACCAAATGAGCATTTAACAAATGAGACATCGGGTTTGGAAAAATCAGATAATGGGGTATCAGCGACAAATGAAGGAGTGGACTTTGAGGGTTCAAATCGTGTCGGATCATCGTCATCGTCGATGATGAGGACTGGGGGCTTCAATTTAGTATTCGACTCCTCAATTTTTTGCTTCTTCTTGGACGGAATTGCCAGTGGCGTCGATAGATCAACGGTGTCGTTTTGGTTGACGGAGAAATAATCGGCGCTGTTGACagcgtcgtcgtcgtcgtcgtcggaCAGAATGTCCACGGCGATCGGCTGAGACATTTTGAGAAGTTAAAGATGCTTCTTTTTCGAAAGCGTCGTTCAGTATTAGGGCGGGAAAGGGAAGGGAAATCGTATAAGAGAAGGCAAATGGATGTGTTTATGGATGAATTATTCTAATTTTATTTCCagatagaaaatattttttttttcctgaaacgacgaaataaatattataattaaGTAGTTGCATTATATATACATGGTGCCTCCGTTGTGGCAAAACACTTGAGTCACGAGTCTTGCTTAATCATATTACAAAAACTATTAGCaggcgtttggacatagatttagttgaaacttgaaaaattaatttttgaagtagttttgaaaaataattttggaagttgaaactatatttggacatgcattttatttgaaaaaatttaaaattttgtgAGTGGGAGAACAAGTTTCACCCAAAATCTACCCTAAACTAGATTTTGggaacttgaaaaataatttcagaaattttttaaaaatagatCATTAATCTATGAACAAACAATGTTTTCAAAAAAGATTTGAAAGAACGTTGCCAAAATGTATGGCCAAACGGGGCCTTAGTGTTCACAAGCTCGGCTAGATTGTTTAGAATATTGGAAGATACTAGCTTAGTAATAGTTGTCCCAGCTTTATCTTCCTAGAGCAGCTTCCAACAAACATTTGGTAGGTGGAGCATTATTGATAGGGGGTATTGCTTGGTTGTTTTGACCCTTCTTTTGCCAAAAAGTGCGCGAGTCTATTCCCTTCACATAAATTGTGTCTGATCATTGGGTTCTCCAGCTACTTCAGTAGCAATCTGCACTCATTAACAAGGTTAGAGTAGTGAGAACAGTTATTATAGGAAAGTAATTGTGGTATTTCAGTAGCATCAGTTTCAATTTCTAAGTTATTAAAATTGTTATTTTTTTCTAGAAGAAGACCATTTTTTAGCGCAATGAGTTCCATGTATATAGGGGTGTAGCCATAAGCGGGCCATTTATAGCCCAAGATCCAATTACTGGATTTATCCCTAAATATTCCAGCGATTCCTCCTTTGTTATAGCAGCTTGTGAAATAGGACcgttcaaaaccgaaccgaaactGTTAACCGAATCTAATCGATGGCTTATTGGTTTAATGGTATCGGATTATCGGGGTAATGGATGGGGAACAGATTGAGATTTTATAACTAACGGCTTAATGGTTTGGGGGCGGATTACTCGAttttcttatcgggtaaaccgttAATCCgttaagaatttttatatttacacttttacccctatgtatataaagtACTATTAAAACCCTAAATGGCTAAATCCCTAATTTATATTTCTTAATTCTCAATTGATTACTGAACTAATGTGTTTTTCTGGTTTTACAAATtcagttaatatatatatatatgatagtGCGTAGTCTTGGTATTGATGAAATGGGATGTATGTGTAATTGAGAGTGCCCATAATGTGCATGTGTTATGCATTCTATTAAAagattaattaatttaaaaatattgagaaaaatagagaaaagaaataaaagatgtGCATCCCTGAAACATCCAAAACATAAAGAAACTAAACAAGGAATGGACAAAATTGATACAACGCTTTCACAAAGGATCTGAGACAAGTACAAAAGCAATTAATAGAAAGCAGATGTGCTAAAAAATAAATTACACCAGCAATTACTTACTCCATAACCAAAGTGAAAATGACCATTCCGTATTGTATGTTATGAAATTTGACACCTCAAAAGAGAACATGCATGAGCAGCATCAAATAACTTCTTCAAATTTAATTAGTTGCTCTCATAAAGTTACTATCTCCACCGTAGTTTAAAGTATCTTATGTTTGTCGTCTCTTTATTTAATAATCCCTTTGATCAAGAAGCTAATTTTGTTATATGAAAAAGGTAAATCTTGCATGTATTTGGGGTGTGTAAACTATAAAGTGAATGTCATGTGAGAATATAAGGACGAAAGAAATATGTGTTGGTTAATATGTGTATGGCAGTATGTGTAGTCTTAGTATTGATTGAATGATTGttcaaatttttttatttggtttAGCCGATAAGCCGCCCGATAACCGCCCGATAATTATTAATCCAATACCAATCCGCTCGTTGTCTTATTGGATGGCTAGCAGAATACTACATTTATAATCCAATAACTATTAAACCGAACCGTTAAGTGTAATTATCTGCCCCATCCGCCCGATAAGCACCCCTACTGTGAAAGACCCGCCAATGTTGAGTTTTAGGTTAGTTGACAATGGAGCCCCATTTAACTGTAATTGGTGAAGTGTTTATGTTATTGGTAGGAGATAAAGCGGTGTATTTGTATTCCATACAACAGATCGTCACAAGGTTTAGGGCAAGAAGCTTGCAGAGGTTATTGAAATGGTTATTATTTCTATTAAGCCATAGGTGTCAGATGGCAAAAGGGAAGAATTCACTCCAAGTGACGTTTAGGTGGTCCACATTAATGGTCCACTCTTTGAGCTTCATAAGCCAATGATCTGAGTTGAAATTCGGAGTTTGGTTTTGTGGGCTTACTTCCTCCCCAAAGCCATTGACTATCGGGCATTCGAAGAGAATGTGAGTTAGAGACTCGTTAGCTCCTTTACAAATTGAGCATATAGGGTCGATATTTAAGCCTATGTGATGTAGAAAAGCATTTGTGGGAAGCCGATTATGGGAGCATTGCCATAAGAAGAATTTTATTTTGTTAAGAGTATTTAACTTCCGGATCCACTGAAATTTGTAGTTAATGTTGCTTTGTGAGGAGATGAGTTTATAGGTTGTTTTGGTGGTAAATGAGTCATTTGACGTGAGAGCCCAAATAGGGATATCTTTTGCATCATATAATTTTGATATCTTACTAGAAAGGGTTTTTTGGGTGATGTGAAGAGGGAGATGAAAGGACAGTTTAGATAAATCCCATTGATTATTTTCCCACAAATCTTTGATTTTTAGGATGGAGTCTTGTTGGGTTAGAGGTCCTTGGACAAGAGAGCTGAGTGGTGGGAGATTGAGAATCCAAGCTGATGACCAACAATTAATATTTTCTGGTCCAATTATCCAGGAAAGGCCCTTTGAGCAGTACTTCCATCCCGTTAGGATGTTAGACCAGATGAAGGAATGGAATGTGGGGTTCCTTTTATGACTATATTTACTTATTATAGTAGTGACACATATAGAAGTAGGATTGGTGAAGATGCGCCAAGACATACTGGAGAGTAGAGCTAggtttttgtctttttcttttttataccTAGACCCCCGTCTCGCTTAGACTGAGTAACAATATCCCAATTAACATAGTGAATTTTCTTTCTGGTTGT
This region includes:
- the LOC104232666 gene encoding crossover junction endonuclease EME1B-like isoform X3 — protein: MSQPIAVDILSDDDDDDAVNSADYFSVNQNDTVDLSTPLAIPSKKKQKIEESNTKLKPPVLIIDDDDDPTRFEPSKSTPSFVADTPLSDFSKPDVSFVKCSFGSSSILNPKSFGLDLTPSMVAETPASELLKYSVPIVRCTKAITVSQNRSSSNLDHQNDGGIDGLICLESDNESEDSGKLVSWNEEEKVCSTKAIVKETELSSRPFKSTNGNDNFMRTAVDVSHRYLIEAGPSLDHGHPDDESDILELNDDISRPRGKGNGKGKKSNTSSVDGVTGKTRMSKEERLRLNEEKKQQKEREKLQKAAQKAEAAEIKKREKEKEKWEKGKFAHKSIVAHIDTKVVELGSIGGHLLSRLAEKGLSFRVSSNPIEKSIVWSISVPEEISKVLSKLTINFVKVHSRHCVDEAELAEHVAGLTYSLASCQFRNKLTRLSVNANGSLIPKSCVDKDMIKKSPWLKALVAIPKVQPRFAIAIWKKYPTMKSLLHVYMDPSKSVHEKEFLLKDLKVENMLGDDRKLGEICSRRVYRILMAQCGSIKTDDIESGADFFSQHSAE
- the LOC104232666 gene encoding crossover junction endonuclease EME1B-like isoform X2 gives rise to the protein MSQPIAVDILSDDDDDDAVNSADYFSVNQNDTVDLSTPLAIPSKKKQKIEESNTKLKPPVLIIDDDDDPTRFEPSKSTPSFVADTPLSDFSKPDVSFVKCSFGSSSILNPKSFGLDLTPSMVAETPASELLKYSVPIVRCTKAITVSQNRSSSNLDHQNDGGIDGLICLESDNESEDSGKLVSWNEEEKVCSTKAIVKETELSSRPFKSTNGNDNFMRTAVDVSHRYLIEAGPSLDHGHPDDESDILELNDDISRPRGKGNGKGKKSNTSSVDGVTGKTRMSKEERLRLNEEKKQQKEREKLQKAAQKAEAAEIKKREKEKEKWEKGKFAHKSIVAHIDTKVVELGSIGGHLLSRLAEKGLSFRVSSNPIEKSIVWSISVPEEISKISSEVIKVPYILIICEAEEFCDLVNSESLMSHISRVQRLYPLHTVCYLTNKLMAYINKREQGQYKDPANHIGWKRPPIEEVLSKLTINFVKVHSRHCVDEAELAEHVAGLTYSLASCQFRLKALVAIPKVQPRFAIAIWKKYPTMKSLLHVYMDPSKSVHEKEFLLKDLKVENMLGDDRKLGEICSRRVYRILMAQCGSIKTDDIESGADFFSQHSAE
- the LOC104232666 gene encoding crossover junction endonuclease EME1B-like isoform X1; this translates as MSQPIAVDILSDDDDDDAVNSADYFSVNQNDTVDLSTPLAIPSKKKQKIEESNTKLKPPVLIIDDDDDPTRFEPSKSTPSFVADTPLSDFSKPDVSFVKCSFGSSSILNPKSFGLDLTPSMVAETPASELLKYSVPIVRCTKAITVSQNRSSSNLDHQNDGGIDGLICLESDNESEDSGKLVSWNEEEKVCSTKAIVKETELSSRPFKSTNGNDNFMRTAVDVSHRYLIEAGPSLDHGHPDDESDILELNDDISRPRGKGNGKGKKSNTSSVDGVTGKTRMSKEERLRLNEEKKQQKEREKLQKAAQKAEAAEIKKREKEKEKWEKGKFAHKSIVAHIDTKVVELGSIGGHLLSRLAEKGLSFRVSSNPIEKSIVWSISVPEEISKISSEVIKVPYILIICEAEEFCDLVNSESLMSHISRVQRLYPLHTVCYLTNKLMAYINKREQGQYKDPANHIGWKRPPIEEVLSKLTINFVKVHSRHCVDEAELAEHVAGLTYSLASCQFRNKLTRLSVNANGSLIPKSCVDKDMIKKSPWLKALVAIPKVQPRFAIAIWKKYPTMKSLLHVYMDPSKSVHEKEFLLKDLKVENMLGDDRKLGEICSRRVYRILMAQCGSIKTDDIESGADFFSQHSAE